Proteins encoded together in one Chitinophaga sp. LS1 window:
- a CDS encoding TolC family protein: protein MKRILIFCLLLPVFHLSAQQVLTVEQAIDLALKNNYDIRLAKNDAAIAANDYAYANWAFAPRVNGTASKVWNTTRTKQEFVNGSKRDTSGIHSNNLTGNVTLSWTLFDGLKMFATRQKLEVIRDLGDATLKDQLMTTVANVIASYYAVVQGKQQLHNLSEQLSIADERVKLSDAKFQTGLGPKTDWLQSKVDYNALKASYLRQQTVIDQGKVILNQYMAIEGGNTQYEVQDSIPLNTDLAYGKLRDEMLQRNTSLMVAKQNLQVSELALKESKGDYFPVISFNSGYNFTKVNSNAATNSFSPIFNQNGVLNYGFSATIPIFNGLNVHRQVKNAQLNVSYQQLSLENTRTKVNMALSNAFKDYEYYKTAVDLEEENLGLARENAMVALERFKQGVSTTIEVKEAQQSLEDAYNRLINARYNIKLAETELLRLNGDLIK from the coding sequence ATGAAACGTATCCTCATATTCTGCCTGTTGCTACCCGTCTTCCATCTATCTGCACAGCAGGTCCTGACGGTGGAGCAGGCAATAGATCTGGCATTAAAAAACAACTATGATATACGGCTGGCAAAGAATGATGCCGCCATTGCAGCTAACGATTATGCCTATGCAAACTGGGCGTTTGCACCGAGGGTGAATGGAACCGCTTCAAAGGTGTGGAATACCACCCGTACCAAACAGGAGTTTGTAAATGGCTCCAAACGGGATACCAGTGGGATTCATAGTAATAACTTAACAGGCAATGTAACCTTATCATGGACACTCTTTGACGGGTTGAAAATGTTTGCTACCCGGCAAAAACTGGAGGTCATACGTGACCTGGGAGATGCCACCCTAAAAGATCAGTTGATGACGACTGTAGCCAATGTAATAGCAAGTTACTATGCAGTGGTGCAGGGCAAACAACAACTACATAACCTCTCAGAACAATTGTCTATTGCAGATGAAAGAGTGAAATTGTCTGATGCAAAATTTCAGACGGGGTTAGGACCCAAGACCGATTGGTTGCAATCAAAAGTAGATTACAATGCATTGAAAGCGTCTTATCTGCGGCAGCAGACGGTGATCGATCAGGGCAAAGTGATATTGAATCAGTACATGGCGATAGAAGGTGGAAATACACAGTACGAAGTACAGGATAGCATTCCGTTAAACACCGATCTTGCCTATGGTAAACTGAGAGATGAGATGCTACAACGCAACACCAGTCTGATGGTGGCAAAACAAAACCTGCAGGTTTCCGAGCTGGCGCTGAAAGAAAGTAAAGGTGATTATTTTCCTGTTATCAGCTTCAACTCCGGTTACAATTTTACAAAGGTAAATTCGAACGCAGCGACCAACTCATTCAGTCCTATCTTCAATCAGAATGGGGTATTGAACTATGGTTTCTCTGCCACGATTCCCATCTTCAATGGTTTGAATGTACATCGTCAGGTAAAGAATGCGCAGCTGAATGTAAGCTATCAGCAGCTCTCGCTGGAAAATACCCGCACAAAGGTAAATATGGCGCTAAGCAATGCATTCAAGGATTACGAATACTACAAGACAGCAGTAGACTTAGAGGAAGAGAATTTAGGGTTGGCGAGGGAGAATGCGATGGTCGCTTTAGAACGGTTCAAACAAGGGGTATCCACAACAATTGAAGTGAAAGAGGCGCAACAAAGTTTGGAAGATGCTTATAATAGGTTAATCAATGCACGATACAATATCAAACTCGCAGAAACAGAATTACTCCGCCTCAATGGTGATTTGATTAAATAA
- a CDS encoding carboxypeptidase-like regulatory domain-containing protein: MSGLITDIDNRQGIPNVSIINKKTRTGALGSESGRFEIDAMPGDTLEFSMLTYEKKFVAVPSSSMFINVYMTKRILDIQRVDVRGRNYVKDSAATRQEYAKYFGYKKPGAMDVLKTLPSHPITALTYLVPSKTRKRNEHFKEQLVYWEKEKYIDNRYSPELVERMTHLNGTELDSFMMRYRPGYQFMQDATEYDLMVYIKNSYAQYQKDKATGNLPPVKKEEEQE, encoded by the coding sequence GTGTCGGGTCTAATCACTGACATTGACAATAGACAGGGTATTCCAAATGTTAGCATTATCAACAAAAAGACACGAACAGGTGCTTTGGGAAGTGAGAGTGGACGTTTTGAAATTGATGCGATGCCGGGAGATACCCTGGAGTTTTCCATGTTGACGTATGAAAAGAAATTTGTAGCAGTACCTTCTTCTTCCATGTTCATTAATGTTTATATGACTAAGAGGATCCTCGATATTCAGCGGGTAGATGTGCGGGGAAGGAACTATGTGAAGGATTCGGCGGCTACGAGGCAGGAATATGCAAAGTATTTTGGGTATAAGAAGCCAGGGGCGATGGATGTGTTGAAGACATTGCCGTCACACCCGATCACGGCGTTGACGTACCTGGTGCCTAGTAAGACGAGGAAGCGGAATGAACACTTTAAGGAGCAGTTGGTGTATTGGGAGAAGGAAAAGTATATAGATAACAGGTATAGTCCGGAGTTGGTGGAGAGGATGACGCATTTGAATGGGACTGAGTTGGATAGTTTTATGATGAGGTATAGGCCGGGGTACCAGTTTATGCAGGATGCGACGGAGTATGATTTGATGGTGTATATAAAGAATAGTTATGCACAGTATCAGAAGGATAAGGCGACGGGGAATTTGCCGCCGGTGAAGAAGGAGGAGGAGCAGGAATAA
- the prs gene encoding ribose-phosphate diphosphokinase: MPQKIIFATQRYQYLKDRIMALAPHWEEGKLEIRDFPDGEHYHRIRSQVHDKEVIVLGGTIDDKETLELFDIAHGCIQEDAHSLNLVIPFFGYSTMERAVKSGEIVKAKTRALLFSALPATNSGNKVLLMDLHVDGITYYFESGVRPVHLYGKDLVKEAAMELGGGEPFVLASTDAGRAKWVESLANDLHVEAAFVFKKRLSGDTTQITAISAEVENKNVIIYDDMIRTGGSLIHAAQSYLDAGAKSISVITTHGIFAGGGFDKIKKSGIIKKVICADTHPNALHIKDDLLIVKSVDKIIVDYFQQHG, encoded by the coding sequence ATGCCTCAGAAGATCATTTTTGCAACACAGCGCTATCAGTACCTCAAAGACCGTATTATGGCGCTGGCCCCCCACTGGGAGGAAGGTAAACTGGAAATCCGTGACTTTCCGGACGGGGAGCATTATCACCGTATCCGGAGCCAGGTACACGACAAGGAGGTCATAGTGCTGGGAGGTACTATTGATGATAAAGAAACCCTGGAACTCTTCGATATCGCCCATGGCTGCATCCAGGAAGATGCCCATTCACTGAACCTCGTGATCCCCTTCTTTGGTTACTCCACCATGGAAAGAGCCGTTAAATCCGGGGAAATCGTAAAGGCCAAAACCCGGGCATTACTTTTTTCTGCCCTGCCCGCTACTAATAGTGGCAACAAAGTATTGCTCATGGACCTCCATGTAGATGGTATCACTTACTACTTTGAGAGTGGGGTAAGACCCGTACACCTGTATGGCAAAGACCTGGTCAAAGAAGCTGCAATGGAATTAGGAGGAGGTGAACCATTTGTACTCGCCAGCACCGATGCAGGTAGAGCCAAGTGGGTAGAATCACTCGCAAATGATCTGCATGTGGAAGCTGCATTCGTATTTAAAAAACGTCTCTCTGGAGACACCACACAAATTACCGCTATCAGTGCTGAAGTAGAAAATAAAAATGTGATCATCTATGACGATATGATTCGCACAGGCGGCTCACTCATACATGCAGCACAATCTTACCTTGATGCAGGTGCAAAATCCATTTCAGTAATTACAACCCATGGGATCTTTGCCGGTGGAGGATTTGATAAGATCAAGAAAAGCGGCATCATTAAGAAAGTGATTTGTGCAGATACACACCCCAATGCATTGCACATAAAAGATGATTTGCTTATTGTAAAATCAGTAGATAAGATTATTGTAGACTACTTCCAACAACACGGGTAA
- a CDS encoding SusC/RagA family TonB-linked outer membrane protein, whose translation MRSHVLTWLWLCFAFYCSLGPNKASANVNRPFLTHTAVKAVQQQKDTTVKPSASPVVITPSASKPATDKSKPATATPVTITPNNNSQSKADTTKPAATVITPNNQASDSTKADTTKPAAAVITPNNQASDSTKTDTTKPAAAVITPNNQASDSTKTDTTKPAAAVITPNNQASDSTRKDTAKPATAASDSTKTKSADTSALILPSDSNTLKKEIGQFTLSGVVKQPGGQPIPGAQVVNLSTKQGVAANVDGTFSIKASLKDTIKISAPTFGDQSIPLTNKDSLPVTLTTASTGKKQLQEVVVTALGIQRNTRAVGYAIENVGGSAVQEAKEVNFVNALQGKVPGLQISSNTGSMGGSNKITIRGVKSILGDNNAFIVVDGTPFVNSNSNQAGQLNGGGGYDYGSSLQDINPDDIDNISVLKGAAATALYGSRGANGVMLITTKKRPDTGGGIGVTYSLNAQADQVSILPHYQNQYGGGSGGKFDKLYYNEHPDAFTSEASATYDDGDGLGRYDLMPIYKADESWGPKLEGQLVRPYYSFDKDKGNPYFGQTTPWVAQPNNVKDFYRTGYTITNNIAMAGNNDKGYFRLSYGNMNQLFVLPNASMNRNNVSFNGGYEIAKGLKAVASVNYTAFAAKGRPGTGFTGPNPTLQFTMYGQRQLNLDMEKRYKYEDGSQITWNRTSWDNPAPASSNGPYWNRYMDYETDSRNRIFGNAGLDYEANKWLTISGRVFMDNYNALQEERTAKDYFVGGYIKRLPTAREMNYQLTANMKFDLGGNFKLNGLVGGNIMHRKWTITGGATNGGLILPLVYNLNNSVTTATPYDEYYEKQINSGFASASFSYKNFLFLDLTGRADWSSALLNENNPYVYPSASASFVFSDLLKSWKWLSFGKLRASASAVGNDTGPYNIRDTYQFIAGYGSHPITQATTTKYNMNLKPERTQEYETGIALKFLDERVGVDFTYYQRTTKDQIMQLTVSPATGYTTTYANGGSVQNKGIEASLSLNPIRLKNGFRWDIVANIARNRNKVLNMDIAQYGTSLTQLTIGTDRRTTRVSVVGLVGQPLGTLMGTDYVYNDKGQRIVGDDGNYLISDIKPIGYAYPDYTGGINNTFSYKGIYLSALIDFQHGGNFFSYTNMYGKISGLLDVTAANNVRETGIIAEGVKADGTPNDVVLDANTYFVNNENKTLSKANLYDASYVYLREVKLGYNIPESWYKRFHAQSARLSLYGRNLWLMHSNAPNVDPSNILNSNSNIVGIEGGALPSIRSFGVNLNVSF comes from the coding sequence ATGAGAAGCCATGTACTTACCTGGTTATGGCTGTGCTTTGCTTTCTACTGTAGTTTAGGACCCAATAAAGCGAGCGCAAACGTTAACCGGCCATTCCTGACGCATACTGCAGTAAAAGCAGTTCAGCAACAAAAAGATACTACTGTGAAGCCATCCGCTTCGCCTGTAGTGATCACACCTTCTGCCAGCAAACCTGCCACAGATAAGAGTAAGCCAGCAACGGCCACCCCTGTGACCATCACGCCAAATAATAATAGTCAAAGTAAAGCGGATACTACCAAACCCGCTGCTACTGTGATTACACCGAACAATCAGGCGAGTGACAGTACCAAAGCGGATACTACCAAACCTGCTGCTGCTGTGATTACACCGAATAATCAGGCGAGTGACAGTACCAAAACGGATACTACCAAACCTGCTGCTGCTGTGATTACACCGAATAATCAGGCGAGTGACAGTACCAAAACGGATACTACCAAACCTGCTGCTGCTGTGATTACACCGAATAATCAGGCGAGTGACAGTACCCGTAAGGATACCGCCAAACCCGCTACTGCAGCCAGTGATAGCACAAAGACAAAATCTGCGGACACCTCTGCACTGATCCTTCCTTCAGATAGTAATACACTGAAAAAAGAGATCGGTCAGTTCACATTAAGTGGCGTGGTAAAACAGCCGGGAGGCCAACCTATCCCGGGTGCACAGGTTGTAAACCTGTCCACAAAACAAGGTGTCGCTGCCAATGTAGATGGTACTTTTTCTATCAAGGCTTCTCTGAAAGATACCATCAAAATATCGGCACCTACCTTCGGTGATCAGTCAATCCCCCTTACCAACAAGGATTCACTGCCAGTGACACTCACGACAGCCTCTACCGGTAAGAAACAATTGCAGGAAGTAGTTGTTACCGCACTCGGTATTCAGCGTAATACAAGAGCAGTCGGCTATGCAATCGAAAATGTAGGTGGTAGCGCTGTGCAGGAAGCAAAAGAAGTGAACTTTGTCAATGCACTGCAAGGTAAAGTACCAGGTCTGCAAATCTCATCTAATACAGGCTCCATGGGCGGTTCCAACAAGATCACAATCCGTGGTGTGAAGTCTATATTAGGTGATAACAACGCCTTCATCGTAGTAGATGGAACACCATTCGTCAATAGCAACAGCAACCAGGCAGGACAATTAAATGGTGGTGGTGGTTATGACTATGGCTCCTCTTTGCAAGACATCAATCCAGATGATATCGATAACATCTCTGTGCTGAAAGGTGCCGCCGCTACTGCATTATATGGCAGTCGTGGTGCAAATGGTGTGATGCTCATCACTACCAAAAAACGTCCTGATACAGGAGGTGGTATTGGGGTAACATATAGCCTCAATGCACAGGCAGATCAGGTATCTATATTACCTCATTACCAGAATCAGTATGGTGGCGGTAGTGGTGGAAAGTTTGATAAACTTTACTACAACGAACATCCTGATGCTTTCACAAGTGAGGCCAGTGCTACATATGACGATGGTGATGGTTTAGGAAGATATGACCTGATGCCGATCTACAAAGCAGATGAATCATGGGGTCCAAAACTGGAAGGACAGCTCGTCCGCCCATACTATTCCTTCGATAAAGATAAAGGTAATCCTTACTTCGGTCAGACTACTCCATGGGTAGCACAACCTAACAATGTGAAGGATTTCTACAGAACGGGGTATACTATCACCAACAATATTGCTATGGCCGGTAATAACGACAAAGGTTATTTCCGTCTTTCTTATGGCAATATGAACCAGCTATTCGTACTGCCAAATGCAAGTATGAACAGGAACAACGTATCGTTCAATGGTGGATATGAAATTGCAAAAGGACTGAAAGCCGTAGCATCTGTAAACTATACTGCATTCGCTGCGAAAGGCAGACCGGGTACAGGTTTCACAGGACCTAACCCAACCCTGCAATTCACCATGTATGGACAGCGTCAGCTAAACCTGGATATGGAAAAGAGATATAAATATGAAGATGGTTCACAGATCACCTGGAACCGTACATCATGGGATAATCCTGCTCCTGCTTCCAGCAATGGTCCATACTGGAACCGCTATATGGATTATGAAACTGATAGCCGCAACCGCATCTTTGGTAATGCAGGGCTCGATTATGAAGCGAACAAATGGTTAACTATCAGTGGACGTGTGTTCATGGACAACTACAATGCACTGCAGGAAGAACGTACTGCGAAAGATTATTTCGTAGGTGGCTATATCAAACGTTTACCAACTGCGAGAGAAATGAACTACCAGTTAACTGCAAATATGAAGTTCGACCTCGGTGGAAATTTCAAACTGAACGGTCTGGTAGGTGGCAACATCATGCATCGCAAATGGACAATAACTGGTGGTGCTACTAATGGTGGTTTGATTCTGCCATTGGTGTACAACCTGAACAATTCCGTAACGACTGCGACGCCGTACGATGAATATTATGAGAAACAAATCAACTCAGGATTCGCTTCCGCATCATTCTCTTACAAGAACTTCCTCTTCTTAGATCTGACAGGTCGTGCAGATTGGAGCTCTGCGCTGCTGAATGAAAACAATCCGTATGTGTATCCATCTGCATCAGCATCCTTTGTATTCTCCGATCTGCTGAAGAGCTGGAAGTGGCTGTCCTTCGGTAAATTGCGTGCAAGTGCTTCTGCTGTAGGTAACGATACCGGTCCATATAATATCCGTGATACCTATCAGTTTATAGCTGGTTATGGCAGCCATCCAATCACACAGGCGACTACTACTAAATACAATATGAACCTGAAACCTGAGCGTACACAAGAGTATGAAACAGGTATCGCCCTTAAGTTCCTCGATGAAAGGGTAGGTGTGGATTTCACTTACTATCAGCGAACTACCAAAGACCAGATCATGCAGCTCACAGTTTCTCCGGCTACTGGTTATACCACTACTTATGCAAATGGTGGTAGTGTACAGAACAAAGGTATTGAAGCTTCCTTATCACTGAACCCCATCCGTTTGAAGAACGGTTTCCGTTGGGATATCGTAGCGAATATTGCACGCAACAGGAACAAGGTGTTGAATATGGATATCGCCCAGTATGGCACTTCACTGACACAGTTAACAATCGGTACTGACCGCCGTACCACAAGAGTATCAGTAGTAGGTCTGGTAGGCCAGCCACTGGGTACACTGATGGGTACTGACTATGTGTACAATGATAAAGGACAACGTATCGTAGGGGATGATGGTAATTACCTGATCTCTGATATCAAACCTATCGGTTATGCCTATCCTGATTACACAGGTGGTATCAACAATACCTTCTCTTACAAAGGTATTTATTTGTCAGCGCTGATCGACTTCCAGCATGGTGGTAACTTCTTCTCTTATACGAATATGTATGGTAAGATCTCTGGTCTGCTGGATGTTACTGCTGCAAACAATGTACGTGAAACAGGTATTATCGCAGAGGGAGTAAAGGCAGACGGTACTCCAAACGATGTAGTGCTGGATGCGAATACATACTTCGTAAACAATGAAAACAAAACATTGAGTAAAGCGAACCTGTACGATGCAAGTTATGTATACCTGCGTGAAGTGAAACTGGGATATAATATTCCTGAATCATGGTACAAACGTTTCCACGCACAGAGTGCAAGACTCTCTTTATACGGCCGTAACTTATGGTTGATGCATAGCAATGCACCAAACGTAGATCCGTCCAATATTCTCAACTCTAATTCCAACATTGTGGGTATAGAGGGTGGTGCATTACCATCTATCCGCTCGTTTGGTGTTAACCTCAATGTTTCATTCTAA
- a CDS encoding SusD/RagB family nutrient-binding outer membrane lipoprotein: protein MLNRIIKYCFLFAFVGLIMTGCKKLDSINYDPTKSTTTEPPYLLTGAEKSVMDVLYSTLQNGYIGMHYAQFWSGNTRVADSQYSLDESNNNTLWTTLYAALHNLDLIRTLNTAKGNNPAAQNQNAIAGILKVWIMQMLTDTYVNVPYTQALNVTEYITPVYDDAKTIYSQLSDTLTANINALDASQPTFDDADVIFGGDVAKWQTLGHSLMLRLAIRMADRDNAKAQSLIEANYQGAMTSNSDNAEFAYLGADPNRYPMDETNRPIIDFYVSTTLVDYMRSINDPRLDIYARPVDGLTIDTIYGMPYGMSTTDANRPTSASYPGTKIYSADMKAILMTYSEVAFTLAEAAARGYAVNGDAASYYEAGIRASMEYWGVTDGVDEYLATVPYTGGEWKNVIGTQKWLSLYPQGFQAWFERIRLNFTKPDGSDLFIAPVSGSLDQNVTLVPYRLTYPIVESNSNSTNYTAAGSAIGGDNKGTKNWWISY, encoded by the coding sequence ATGCTTAACCGTATCATAAAATATTGTTTCCTGTTTGCTTTCGTGGGACTGATCATGACCGGATGTAAAAAGCTGGACAGCATCAATTACGATCCAACTAAATCAACAACGACAGAACCTCCATATCTGCTGACTGGCGCAGAGAAAAGTGTGATGGATGTATTGTATAGCACATTACAGAATGGCTATATTGGTATGCACTATGCACAGTTCTGGTCTGGCAATACAAGAGTGGCAGACAGCCAGTATTCACTCGATGAATCCAACAACAATACACTATGGACCACGCTGTATGCAGCCTTACACAACCTGGATCTGATCCGTACGCTGAATACTGCGAAGGGCAATAATCCTGCGGCACAGAATCAGAATGCCATAGCAGGTATTCTGAAAGTATGGATCATGCAGATGCTGACAGATACTTATGTGAATGTACCATATACACAGGCATTGAATGTGACTGAATATATCACACCAGTCTATGACGATGCCAAAACCATTTACTCACAGCTCTCAGATACGCTGACAGCAAATATCAATGCGCTGGATGCATCACAACCTACCTTCGATGATGCAGACGTTATCTTCGGTGGCGATGTCGCCAAATGGCAGACATTAGGCCATTCGCTGATGCTGCGTCTGGCTATCCGTATGGCAGATCGTGATAACGCAAAAGCACAGAGTCTGATAGAAGCTAACTATCAGGGAGCAATGACAAGTAACAGTGACAATGCAGAATTTGCATACCTGGGTGCTGATCCCAACAGGTATCCGATGGATGAAACCAACAGACCAATTATTGACTTCTATGTATCTACCACGCTGGTTGATTATATGAGAAGTATCAATGATCCAAGATTGGACATCTATGCAAGACCAGTAGATGGTCTGACAATTGACACCATCTACGGTATGCCTTATGGGATGAGCACCACAGATGCAAATCGTCCTACATCAGCTTCTTATCCTGGCACTAAGATCTATTCGGCAGACATGAAGGCCATTCTGATGACTTATTCAGAAGTTGCCTTTACACTGGCAGAAGCAGCCGCAAGAGGATATGCAGTGAATGGTGATGCAGCCAGCTATTATGAAGCCGGTATACGCGCTTCTATGGAGTACTGGGGCGTAACTGACGGAGTGGATGAGTACCTGGCAACAGTACCCTACACAGGTGGTGAGTGGAAGAATGTAATCGGTACGCAAAAATGGCTGTCATTATATCCACAGGGTTTCCAGGCATGGTTTGAAAGGATCCGCCTGAATTTTACAAAACCTGATGGATCAGATTTATTTATTGCTCCGGTTTCAGGCTCACTGGATCAAAATGTAACGCTGGTCCCTTACCGGCTCACTTATCCGATAGTAGAGTCCAACTCCAACAGTACCAACTACACGGCTGCGGGTAGTGCAATTGGTGGAGACAACAAAGGCACCAAGAACTGGTGGATTAGTTACTAA
- a CDS encoding DUF2490 domain-containing protein produces the protein MRTKICLLALCLLMGGLQLSAQELTQGYSHWYTYFGTAQINQKWAIAYDFQARIRDGISRKGQILNRAGLQYTPGKNASYLLGYSFITTYSDGADQYFPEHRIYQQFIYKNNTRTFNMTHRVRFEERWVGAKTAASKDVQYWKYGHRLRYFNRTQFPIRKEEKVTPFYFALQNEFFMNVFNSKINDKFVDQNRFLIAQGYALKPNLKLEAGYMNHFVQPATGNKSMTHILHLAVFHNFAL, from the coding sequence ATGCGCACAAAAATTTGCCTGCTGGCACTATGCCTGCTTATGGGCGGTCTACAACTTTCCGCACAGGAACTTACCCAGGGGTATAGCCACTGGTATACGTACTTCGGTACTGCACAGATAAACCAGAAATGGGCGATTGCATACGATTTTCAGGCGAGGATAAGGGATGGGATCAGTCGAAAGGGGCAGATCCTGAACAGGGCAGGGTTACAGTATACGCCTGGGAAGAATGCAAGCTATCTGCTGGGGTATTCATTTATTACCACCTACAGCGATGGGGCGGATCAATACTTTCCTGAACACCGCATTTACCAACAATTCATTTACAAAAACAACACACGCACTTTCAATATGACGCATCGCGTGCGATTTGAAGAGCGTTGGGTAGGGGCTAAGACAGCGGCTTCAAAAGATGTGCAATATTGGAAATATGGGCATCGCCTGCGCTATTTCAATCGTACACAGTTCCCGATCAGGAAGGAAGAAAAAGTGACTCCTTTTTATTTCGCCCTGCAAAACGAATTCTTCATGAATGTATTCAACAGTAAGATCAATGATAAATTCGTAGATCAGAATCGTTTCTTAATAGCGCAAGGCTACGCCTTAAAACCCAACCTCAAACTCGAAGCCGGCTACATGAATCACTTTGTACAACCAGCAACTGGCAATAAATCGATGACCCATATTCTACACTTAGCTGTATTCCACAATTTCGCCCTATAA
- a CDS encoding YcxB family protein, which yields MRQLVPGMKWKARFPFQLLNNKNVCLAIMHLEFSYNKEEVLHALRYHFLQRGEIKVFKNTLFILLVFTLCGYAYQLVTVGALVGILGMSVVIGLVFWYMLPVSIYNNAATFQDDIRLNYSEEGIVITTRNSDVEKELSWHVFTQVVKAKNFFFLYKGKKDFFLVPTSAFKTELEQREFERLAKNKIS from the coding sequence ATGCGCCAGTTAGTACCAGGGATGAAATGGAAAGCCAGATTTCCATTCCAGTTGTTAAATAACAAAAATGTCTGCCTTGCCATAATGCATTTGGAGTTTAGTTACAATAAGGAGGAAGTATTGCATGCATTGCGCTATCATTTCCTGCAGCGAGGAGAAATCAAAGTTTTCAAAAACACGCTTTTTATACTGCTGGTGTTTACTCTTTGTGGGTATGCATATCAGCTGGTGACTGTTGGTGCCCTGGTAGGGATTCTCGGTATGTCGGTGGTGATTGGATTGGTGTTTTGGTATATGCTGCCGGTGTCGATTTATAATAATGCGGCGACATTTCAGGATGATATCCGGTTGAATTATTCAGAGGAAGGGATTGTGATTACGACGAGGAATAGTGATGTGGAGAAGGAATTGTCGTGGCATGTGTTTACACAGGTGGTGAAGGCGAAGAATTTTTTCTTTTTGTATAAGGGGAAGAAGGATTTCTTTTTGGTGCCGACGAGTGCGTTTAAGACGGAGTTGGAGCAGCGGGAGTTTGAGCGGTTGGCGAAGAATAAGATTAGTTAA